In Phreatobacter stygius, a genomic segment contains:
- the crcB gene encoding fluoride efflux transporter CrcB encodes MSVAACFLVLVGGFLGGVSRFALSGIVGRRIGETFPWGTLIVNVTGAFLIGIATGLARSSGGIFAGDLFRDFVVVGLLGGYTTVSSFCLQTLNLALAGERRSAVFNIILSAGLCLAAVAIGFWTVKP; translated from the coding sequence ATGAGCGTCGCAGCTTGTTTCCTCGTGCTGGTCGGCGGCTTCCTTGGCGGCGTCTCGCGCTTCGCCCTGTCCGGCATTGTCGGGCGGCGGATCGGCGAGACCTTTCCGTGGGGCACGCTGATCGTCAATGTCACCGGCGCCTTTCTCATCGGAATCGCGACCGGCCTGGCGCGCTCGTCCGGCGGCATCTTTGCCGGCGACCTGTTCCGTGATTTCGTCGTGGTCGGCCTTCTCGGCGGCTATACGACGGTCTCGTCGTTCTGCCTGCAGACGCTCAACCTTGCGCTCGCCGGCGAGCGCCGTTCCGCGGTCTTCAACATCATCCTGTCGGCCGGCCTTTGCCTTGCGGCCGTCGCCATCGGCTTCTGGACGGTCAAGCCATGA
- a CDS encoding SDR family NAD(P)-dependent oxidoreductase, protein MTASPEVRVAIVTGGASGIGLATAGILLEQGWQVVGTDRDADALAAAETALAGHAGRFRMVQGDVTDEAAMARLVEETERDVGPIRGLVTSAGIGRDVPFLDTTADMFRTIHEINVVGTFIIARAAAAAMRASGGGAIVTIASVSGLTGNIGRAAYGSSKGAIVNLTRIMAVELARFGIRVNSVAPGPIETPMVAEVHTSAIRDQWNDKVLLERYGTPAEIGEAVAFLVDARRSSYITGQILAVDGGFVACGLNDKSRG, encoded by the coding sequence ATGACGGCATCACCGGAAGTGCGCGTGGCGATCGTCACCGGCGGGGCGTCGGGCATCGGCCTGGCGACTGCCGGGATCCTTTTGGAGCAGGGCTGGCAAGTGGTCGGCACCGACCGCGACGCCGATGCGCTCGCCGCCGCCGAGACGGCGCTCGCCGGTCATGCCGGGCGCTTTCGCATGGTTCAGGGCGATGTGACCGACGAAGCGGCCATGGCACGGCTGGTCGAGGAGACCGAGCGCGATGTCGGCCCGATCCGCGGGCTGGTGACCTCGGCCGGCATCGGCCGCGACGTGCCGTTCCTCGACACCACCGCCGACATGTTCCGCACCATCCACGAGATCAATGTGGTCGGCACCTTCATCATCGCGCGTGCGGCCGCCGCCGCCATGCGCGCCTCGGGCGGCGGTGCCATCGTCACCATCGCCTCGGTGTCCGGCCTGACCGGCAATATCGGCCGCGCCGCCTACGGTTCGTCGAAAGGGGCGATCGTCAATCTCACCCGCATCATGGCGGTCGAACTCGCCCGCTTCGGCATCCGGGTCAACAGCGTGGCGCCCGGGCCGATCGAGACCCCGATGGTGGCTGAGGTCCACACCTCGGCGATCCGCGACCAGTGGAACGACAAGGTGCTGCTCGAGCGTTACGGCACGCCCGCCGAGATCGGCGAGGCCGTCGCCTTCCTGGTCGATGCCAGGCGTTCGAGCTACATCACCGGCCAGATCCTGGCGGTGGATGGCGGTTTCGTCGCCTGCGGGCTGAACGACAAGTCGCGCGGCTGA
- a CDS encoding SDR family NAD(P)-dependent oxidoreductase — translation MRLKDRVAIVFGAGSSGPGWGNGKAAAVTYAREGAKVISVDMAEAAAEETAAIIRGEGGEAIAVTADTTNLAAVEAAVQAALGRFGKLDILHNNVGVVLHGGPVDLDEDAFRRNLDINIGSVYRTAKAVLPHFIAQKSGVIVNISSLAAIRWTGYPYFAYYAAKAAVNQATVALALQYAPHGIRANCVMPGMIDTPLIYKQISGQYGSIEEMVAARGRAVPMGHMGTAFDVANAALFLASDEAKFITGVSIPVDGGQSCAVPLPV, via the coding sequence ATGCGCCTGAAAGATCGTGTCGCCATCGTCTTCGGGGCCGGTTCGTCCGGTCCCGGCTGGGGCAACGGCAAGGCCGCCGCGGTGACCTATGCGCGCGAGGGCGCCAAGGTGATCTCGGTCGATATGGCGGAGGCCGCGGCCGAAGAGACCGCTGCGATCATCCGCGGCGAAGGCGGCGAGGCCATCGCGGTCACCGCCGACACCACCAACCTCGCCGCGGTCGAAGCTGCGGTCCAGGCCGCGCTCGGCCGCTTCGGCAAGCTCGACATCCTGCACAACAATGTCGGCGTGGTGCTGCATGGCGGGCCGGTCGACCTCGACGAAGACGCGTTCCGGCGCAATCTCGACATCAATATCGGCTCGGTCTATCGCACCGCCAAGGCGGTGCTGCCGCATTTCATCGCGCAGAAGAGCGGTGTCATCGTCAATATCTCGTCGCTGGCCGCCATCCGCTGGACCGGTTACCCCTATTTTGCCTATTACGCCGCCAAGGCCGCGGTGAACCAGGCGACCGTCGCGCTCGCCCTGCAATATGCCCCGCACGGCATCCGCGCCAATTGCGTAATGCCCGGCATGATCGACACGCCGCTGATCTACAAGCAGATCTCCGGCCAATATGGCTCGATCGAGGAGATGGTCGCGGCGCGCGGCCGCGCCGTGCCGATGGGCCATATGGGCACCGCCTTCGATGTCGCCAATGCCGCCTTGTTCCTGGCGTCCGACGAAGCCAAGTTCATCACTGGGGTGAGCATTCCCGTCGACGGCGGCCAGAGCTGCGCGGTGCCGCTGCCGGTGTGA
- a CDS encoding TRAP transporter substrate-binding protein — protein sequence MTTLSRRSFAAGTSALAVSTFAIGNARAAEFTYKYANNLPLSHPLNIRAQEAAAKIKEETSGRFELQIYPSSQLGSDTDTLGQIRSGAVDFFTLSGLILSTFVPAASINGVGFAFKDYDTVWKTMDGKLGEYVRGEIAKARSIIAFEKIWDNGFRHTTSSNKPIVTPADLANFKIRVPASPLWTSMYRAFGSAPTTINFNEVYSALQSKVVDGQENPLAIVSTAKLFEVQSYCSLTNHMWDGFWFLANRANWEALPQDIRAVVSKHINAAAVAERADVAKLGDTVQADLTAKGMKFNTVDPAPFREKLKAAGFYTEWKGKFGDAAWATLEASVGSLG from the coding sequence ATGACCACTCTCTCTCGCCGCAGCTTCGCGGCCGGCACCAGCGCACTTGCCGTTTCGACCTTTGCCATCGGCAATGCCCGCGCCGCCGAATTCACCTATAAATATGCCAACAACCTGCCGCTCAGCCATCCCTTGAACATCCGCGCGCAGGAAGCCGCCGCCAAGATCAAGGAAGAGACCAGCGGCCGGTTCGAGCTGCAGATCTATCCGTCCAGCCAGCTCGGCTCCGACACCGATACGCTCGGCCAGATCCGCTCCGGCGCGGTCGACTTCTTCACCCTGTCCGGGCTGATCCTGTCGACCTTCGTACCGGCGGCCTCGATCAACGGCGTCGGCTTCGCCTTCAAGGACTACGACACGGTCTGGAAGACGATGGACGGCAAGCTCGGCGAATATGTCCGCGGCGAAATCGCCAAGGCGCGCTCGATCATTGCCTTCGAGAAGATCTGGGACAATGGCTTCCGCCATACGACCTCGTCGAACAAGCCGATCGTGACGCCGGCCGATCTCGCCAATTTCAAGATCCGCGTACCGGCTTCGCCGCTCTGGACCTCGATGTACCGGGCCTTCGGTTCGGCGCCGACCACGATCAATTTCAACGAGGTCTACAGCGCGCTGCAGTCGAAGGTCGTCGATGGCCAGGAGAACCCGCTCGCCATCGTCTCGACGGCCAAGCTCTTCGAGGTCCAGAGCTATTGCTCGCTGACCAACCACATGTGGGATGGCTTCTGGTTCCTGGCCAACCGCGCCAACTGGGAAGCCCTGCCGCAGGACATCCGGGCGGTCGTATCGAAACACATCAATGCCGCGGCGGTCGCCGAGCGCGCCGATGTCGCCAAGCTCGGTGACACCGTGCAGGCGGACCTCACCGCCAAGGGCATGAAGTTCAACACGGTCGATCCGGCGCCGTTCCGCGAAAAGCTGAAGGCCGCCGGCTTCTACACCGAGTGGAAGGGCAAGTTCGGCGACGCCGCCTGGGCGACGCTGGAAGCCTCCGTCGGCTCGCTCGGCTGA
- a CDS encoding acyl-CoA synthetase, whose amino-acid sequence MSGEIATAPAGGVARMSRRVMNLAHILTQNARRHGDRPGFIWAGRQWNWKEIDAAVSALAAGLAARGIVKGDRILVHSKNCAEMFWSMFAAFRLGAVWVPTNFRLMPDEVAYLGTSSGARAFLCHGDFPEHAAAVKAESKVLDFTWRIGEGAFGETSLDEVIAANDGAQVANRAVDADDPCWFFFTSGTTGRSKAAVLTHGQMAFVVTNHLCDLMPGTTESDASLVVAPLSHGAGVHQLVQAARGVPTILLPTERFDIDEAFRLIETHRVTNIFTVPTILKMLVEHPAVDKHDHSSLRYIIYAGAPMYREDQKAALAKLGKVLVQYFGLGEVTGNITVLPPALHDPDDGPGARIGTCGFERTGMQVSIQGDDGDELEPFQTGEICVIGPAVFAGYYENPEANAKAFRDGWFRTGDLGHMDNEGFVYITGRASDMYISGGSNIYPREVEEKILTHPAIGEVAVLGVPDPVWGEVGVAVCVARDGQAVSEAELAAFLGAKIPRYKMPKRFFFWEQLPKSGYGKVPKRLVRDELEARGLLEQIAKRAEQ is encoded by the coding sequence GTGAGCGGCGAGATTGCAACCGCACCGGCCGGCGGCGTCGCACGGATGAGCCGCCGGGTGATGAACCTCGCCCATATCCTGACCCAGAACGCCCGTCGCCATGGCGACCGGCCAGGCTTCATCTGGGCCGGCAGGCAATGGAACTGGAAGGAGATCGACGCCGCCGTCTCGGCGCTCGCCGCAGGCCTCGCCGCCCGCGGCATCGTCAAGGGCGACCGCATCCTGGTGCATTCGAAGAACTGTGCCGAGATGTTCTGGTCGATGTTCGCCGCCTTCCGGCTCGGCGCCGTCTGGGTGCCGACCAATTTCCGCCTGATGCCCGACGAGGTCGCCTATCTCGGCACCTCGTCCGGCGCCAGGGCCTTCCTCTGCCATGGTGACTTTCCCGAGCATGCCGCGGCGGTCAAGGCCGAGAGCAAGGTGCTGGACTTCACCTGGCGGATCGGCGAGGGCGCTTTCGGCGAGACGAGCCTGGACGAGGTGATCGCGGCGAATGACGGCGCCCAGGTCGCCAATCGGGCGGTCGATGCCGATGATCCCTGCTGGTTCTTTTTCACTTCAGGCACCACCGGGCGCTCCAAGGCAGCGGTGCTGACCCATGGCCAGATGGCCTTCGTCGTCACCAATCACCTCTGCGATCTGATGCCCGGCACCACCGAGAGCGATGCCTCGCTGGTGGTCGCGCCCCTGTCGCATGGCGCCGGCGTGCATCAGCTGGTCCAGGCGGCGCGCGGCGTGCCGACCATCCTCTTGCCGACCGAACGCTTCGATATCGACGAGGCCTTCCGCCTGATCGAGACCCACCGGGTCACCAATATCTTCACCGTGCCGACCATCCTGAAAATGCTGGTCGAGCATCCGGCCGTCGACAAGCACGACCATTCGTCGCTGCGCTACATCATCTATGCCGGCGCGCCGATGTATCGCGAGGACCAGAAGGCTGCGCTCGCCAAGCTCGGCAAGGTCCTGGTGCAATATTTCGGCCTCGGCGAGGTCACCGGCAACATCACCGTGCTGCCGCCGGCGCTGCACGATCCGGACGACGGCCCGGGCGCGCGCATCGGCACCTGCGGCTTCGAGCGCACCGGCATGCAGGTGTCGATCCAGGGCGATGACGGCGACGAGCTCGAGCCGTTTCAGACCGGCGAGATCTGCGTCATCGGCCCGGCGGTGTTCGCCGGCTATTACGAAAACCCCGAGGCCAATGCCAAGGCGTTCCGCGACGGCTGGTTCCGCACCGGCGATCTCGGCCACATGGACAATGAGGGCTTCGTCTATATCACCGGGCGCGCCTCCGACATGTACATTTCCGGCGGCTCGAACATCTATCCGCGCGAGGTCGAGGAGAAGATCCTGACTCACCCGGCGATCGGCGAAGTCGCCGTTCTGGGTGTGCCGGATCCGGTCTGGGGCGAGGTCGGCGTGGCGGTCTGCGTGGCGCGCGACGGCCAGGCCGTCAGCGAGGCGGAACTCGCCGCGTTCCTCGGCGCGAAGATCCCGCGCTACAAGATGCCGAAGCGCTTCTTCTTCTGGGAGCAATTGCCGAAATCCGGTTACGGCAAGGTGCCGAAGCGGCTGGTGCGCGACGAGCTGGAGGCCCGCGGCCTGCTCGAGCAGATTGCCAAGAGGGCAGAGCAGTGA
- the crcB gene encoding fluoride efflux transporter CrcB, with the protein MTGVNPTRATDRMRALKVYWAVGCGAAIGSLLRFLSGELIVSALGLSALVTTAVVNVVGSFVIMVFATLTGPDGRLLVGATSRQFVMAGLCGGFTTFSAMSLDAFILLLEGDIALALAYLAAVVGLSLAAAWFGFGLAVRINR; encoded by the coding sequence ATGACCGGTGTGAACCCGACCCGCGCGACGGACCGGATGCGCGCCTTGAAGGTCTATTGGGCTGTCGGCTGCGGCGCGGCGATCGGGTCGCTGTTGCGATTTCTGTCGGGCGAGCTGATCGTCTCGGCGCTGGGCCTCAGCGCGCTGGTGACGACCGCCGTCGTCAATGTGGTCGGGTCCTTCGTGATCATGGTCTTCGCCACCCTGACCGGGCCCGATGGTCGCCTGCTCGTTGGCGCCACCAGCCGCCAGTTCGTCATGGCCGGGCTCTGCGGCGGCTTCACCACCTTCTCGGCGATGAGTCTGGACGCCTTCATCCTGCTGCTGGAGGGGGACATCGCGCTCGCATTGGCCTATCTCGCGGCGGTGGTCGGGCTGTCGCTCGCCGCCGCCTGGTTTGGTTTCGGGCTGGCCGTGCGGATCAACCGGTAA
- a CDS encoding acetyl-CoA acetyltransferase, protein MAQRAAIVGWAHTPFGKLEDPDVESLIGRVAADALNHAGVGPADVDAITVGVYNNGFAKQAFEGSLVALSMPELAYVPATHLENACATGSAALYSALDFIESGRGRIALVVGAEKMTATSSAELGDILLTACYRKEEAGDTGFAGIFGRIAQTYFQRYGDRSEELAMIAAKNHVHGLANPLAHMRKDFGFDFCNTVSEKNPLVAGPLRRTDCSLVSDGAAALVVADEETAQTLQRAISFRARRHVNDMLPLSRRDPVAFEGARRAWTKAREDAGIVIDDLDLVETHDCFTVAEMIEYEAMGLAEPGQGWRVAREGQSSRGGRLPVNLSGGLKSRGHPLGATGVSQHVMAAMQLMGEAGDMQLPGASLAGVFNMGGAAVANYVSILERSK, encoded by the coding sequence ATGGCTCAACGGGCCGCGATCGTGGGCTGGGCCCACACCCCCTTCGGCAAGCTGGAAGATCCTGATGTCGAGAGCCTGATCGGCCGGGTCGCCGCCGATGCGCTCAACCACGCCGGCGTCGGCCCCGCCGATGTCGATGCCATCACCGTCGGCGTCTACAATAACGGCTTCGCCAAGCAGGCCTTCGAGGGATCGCTCGTCGCGCTGAGCATGCCGGAGCTCGCCTATGTGCCGGCGACCCATCTGGAGAATGCCTGCGCCACCGGTTCGGCCGCACTCTATTCGGCGCTCGACTTCATCGAAAGCGGCCGCGGCCGGATCGCGCTGGTGGTCGGCGCCGAGAAGATGACCGCGACGTCGTCGGCCGAGCTCGGCGATATCTTGCTGACCGCCTGCTACCGCAAGGAAGAGGCCGGCGACACCGGTTTTGCCGGCATTTTCGGCCGCATCGCCCAGACCTATTTCCAGCGTTACGGCGACCGCAGCGAAGAGCTCGCGATGATCGCCGCCAAGAACCACGTGCATGGCCTGGCCAATCCGCTCGCCCATATGCGCAAGGATTTCGGCTTCGACTTCTGCAATACGGTGTCGGAGAAGAACCCGCTGGTTGCCGGTCCGCTCAGGCGCACCGATTGCTCGCTGGTGTCGGACGGCGCCGCCGCCCTGGTGGTCGCCGACGAGGAGACCGCCCAGACCTTGCAGCGGGCGATTTCGTTCCGCGCCCGCCGCCACGTCAACGACATGTTGCCTCTGTCGCGGCGTGACCCGGTGGCCTTCGAGGGCGCGCGGCGGGCCTGGACCAAGGCGCGCGAGGACGCCGGCATCGTCATCGACGATCTCGACCTGGTCGAGACCCATGACTGCTTCACCGTCGCCGAAATGATCGAATACGAAGCCATGGGCCTTGCCGAGCCCGGCCAGGGCTGGCGGGTGGCGCGCGAGGGCCAGAGCTCGCGTGGTGGCCGGCTGCCGGTCAATCTTTCCGGTGGCCTCAAGTCGCGCGGTCATCCGCTCGGTGCCACCGGCGTTTCCCAACATGTCATGGCCGCGATGCAACTGATGGGCGAGGCCGGCGACATGCAATTGCCGGGCGCTTCGCTTGCCGGCGTCTTCAACATGGGCGGCGCCGCGGTCGCCAACTACGTCTCGATCCTGGAGCGTTCCAAGTGA
- a CDS encoding PCC domain-containing protein gives MRQIVQPGPAQAEPIQWVEARGESFSFDLEAGLPLIEAVRRGFAARGYQSGVLSASDGALSPFAYVMPALSETPDHAAFYSPTFRPAGVTRLTSAAMTFGSRDDKPFFHCHALWREADERLNGGHILPEETVVAERCRVEAIGLDGAAFTAEPDPETNFKLFGPVARPAAGTAARQRVFAMRLRPNRDMAGLLEQFCRDHGIAKARLHGGVGSIIGACFDDGRIVEPFATEMAVRAGTIAPGADGELQAEIDVALVDYTGGLAEGRLARGQNPVLMTVEIVLEVV, from the coding sequence ATGAGGCAGATCGTTCAGCCAGGCCCGGCGCAAGCCGAGCCGATCCAATGGGTCGAGGCCCGGGGCGAAAGCTTCAGTTTCGACCTCGAGGCCGGCCTGCCGCTCATCGAGGCGGTGCGCCGGGGCTTCGCCGCCAGGGGCTATCAAAGTGGTGTTCTCTCGGCATCGGACGGCGCCTTGTCGCCCTTTGCCTATGTCATGCCGGCGCTCTCCGAAACGCCCGATCATGCCGCCTTCTACAGCCCCACTTTTCGCCCCGCGGGCGTCACCCGGCTGACATCGGCGGCGATGACCTTCGGCAGCCGCGACGACAAACCGTTCTTCCATTGCCATGCGCTGTGGCGGGAGGCCGACGAGCGCTTGAACGGTGGCCATATCCTGCCGGAGGAAACCGTCGTCGCCGAGCGCTGCCGTGTCGAGGCGATCGGGCTCGATGGCGCGGCCTTCACCGCCGAGCCGGATCCTGAAACCAATTTCAAGCTGTTCGGGCCAGTCGCCCGGCCGGCAGCCGGCACGGCGGCCCGCCAGCGGGTCTTCGCCATGAGGCTGAGGCCCAATCGCGACATGGCCGGACTGCTCGAACAATTCTGCCGCGACCATGGCATTGCCAAAGCCAGGCTGCATGGTGGCGTCGGCAGCATTATCGGCGCCTGTTTCGACGACGGCCGGATCGTCGAGCCTTTCGCCACCGAAATGGCGGTGCGCGCGGGGACGATCGCGCCGGGCGCCGACGGCGAGCTCCAGGCCGAGATCGACGTTGCGCTGGTCGACTATACCGGCGGGCTCGCCGAGGGCCGGCTCGCGCGCGGGCAGAACCCCGTGCTGATGACGGTGGAGATCGTGCTCGAGGTGGTGTGA
- a CDS encoding DUF190 domain-containing protein — translation MQIPEKAALLRIFIGEDDKDDGRPLYESIVLHAREAHLAGATVLRGPLGFGRSSVLHTAKILRLSQDLPIVIEIVDTNEKIQAFLPTLRTLTRSCLITLEDVTVIRYGDDESGVDPAARGTREAGR, via the coding sequence ATGCAGATCCCGGAGAAGGCGGCGCTGCTGCGCATCTTCATTGGCGAGGATGACAAGGACGATGGACGGCCGCTTTACGAATCGATCGTTCTGCATGCGCGCGAGGCGCATCTTGCCGGAGCGACCGTGCTGCGCGGCCCGCTCGGCTTCGGGCGGTCGAGTGTCCTGCACACCGCCAAGATCCTTCGTCTGTCGCAGGACCTGCCGATCGTGATCGAGATCGTCGACACGAACGAGAAAATCCAGGCTTTCCTGCCGACCTTGAGGACACTCACCCGCAGCTGCCTGATCACGCTCGAGGACGTGACCGTCATTCGCTACGGTGATGATGAGTCAGGTGTTGATCCGGCCGCGCGCGGCACGCGCGAAGCGGGCCGCTGA
- a CDS encoding IclR family transcriptional regulator → MDHVENPRGEIELEPTGTQSIGRAVALLRLVAGHGAAGAGLAALVDASGLTKPTCRRILIGLMDAGLAEQDPLTRRYFLGPETYVLGTLAAERFGIHRLGLEGATRLAQDTGDAAFIQVRRDWVVICLHREDGPYPIRSHVLAAGDRHPLGAGAGGIALLAALPDAEVEQALQANAGLLAERYPMLTRPVLDNLVGEARDKGYGFNRGLLFPGSWGIGMVVRDAQGRPDGCLSLAAIESRMQPDREAYLVQLLQTEVRRLEARLKDFATKGETRTATVSPAHAAQRRPNERR, encoded by the coding sequence ATGGATCATGTGGAAAATCCACGCGGCGAGATCGAGCTGGAGCCAACCGGCACCCAAAGCATTGGGCGCGCCGTCGCCTTGCTGCGGCTGGTCGCTGGTCATGGGGCTGCCGGCGCCGGTCTGGCCGCGCTGGTCGATGCCTCCGGGCTGACCAAACCGACCTGCCGCCGGATCCTGATCGGGCTGATGGACGCGGGCCTTGCCGAACAGGATCCGCTGACGCGGCGCTATTTCCTCGGTCCCGAAACCTATGTGCTCGGCACGCTGGCCGCCGAACGTTTCGGCATTCATCGCCTGGGCCTGGAAGGGGCGACCAGGCTTGCCCAGGACACCGGCGACGCGGCCTTCATCCAGGTCCGGCGCGACTGGGTGGTGATCTGCCTGCACCGGGAGGATGGCCCCTATCCGATCCGCTCGCATGTGCTGGCCGCCGGCGACCGGCATCCGCTGGGCGCCGGCGCCGGCGGCATCGCGCTGCTCGCGGCGCTGCCCGATGCCGAGGTCGAGCAGGCCTTGCAGGCCAATGCCGGGCTGCTGGCCGAACGCTATCCGATGCTGACCCGGCCGGTTCTCGACAACCTCGTCGGCGAGGCGCGTGACAAGGGTTATGGCTTCAACCGCGGCCTGTTGTTTCCAGGCTCATGGGGCATCGGCATGGTGGTGCGTGACGCTCAGGGGCGGCCCGACGGCTGCCTGTCGCTGGCCGCGATCGAGAGCCGCATGCAGCCGGACCGCGAAGCCTACCTGGTGCAATTGCTGCAGACCGAGGTCAGGCGCCTGGAGGCGCGGCTGAAAGACTTTGCGACCAAAGGCGAAACAAGAACAGCGACGGTGTCGCCGGCCCATGCCGCGCAGCGCCGTCCCAATGAGAGGAGATGA
- a CDS encoding TRAP transporter large permease subunit has protein sequence MQTASEFAAPLETGAPAARSWLATADRVLGFIVEIPAAILVVAEVVVLFSGIVARYVLHKPLIWSDELASTLFLWLAMLGAVIALRRGEHMRMTALVARLSPDKRGLFDALAVAAGLGFLILVAVPSYHWAYEESFIVTSAMEISNAWRAAAFPIGVGLMIAFSVIRLATRTSLAHAGLALVLVAAVIAGFWFLGPALKPLGNYNLLIFFVGVVGVCVFSGVPIVFSFALATFGYLALTTRVPTMTLVGRMDEGMSHLILLAVPLFVFLGLLIEMAGMAKAMVRFLASLLGHVRGGLSYVLIGAMYLVSGISGSKAADMAAVAPALFPEMKERGAKPGDLVALLSATGAQTETIPPSIVLITIGSVTGVSIAALFTGGLVPGLVLAIGLCFVVSRRYRDDDLSQVKRAPLSEILWSFVIALPALALPFLIRAAVVEGVSTATEVSTIGIVYSLIVGLLVYRQFDWSRLGTILIDTASLSGAILIIIGAASAMAWGLTQSGFSRTLVEIMTHLPGGAIGFMAVSIVAFIVLGSVLEGIPAIVLFGPLLFPIAKLVGIHEVHYAMVVVLAMGLGLFAPPFGVGYYAACAIGKVNPDEGIRPIWAYMLALLIGLIVVAAVPWFSIGFL, from the coding sequence ATGCAAACGGCCTCCGAGTTCGCGGCGCCTCTCGAAACGGGGGCGCCCGCGGCCCGGTCCTGGTTGGCGACCGCCGACCGGGTGCTGGGTTTCATCGTCGAGATCCCGGCAGCGATCCTGGTCGTCGCGGAAGTTGTCGTGCTCTTCTCCGGGATCGTCGCGCGCTATGTCCTGCACAAGCCGCTGATCTGGTCGGACGAGCTCGCATCGACCCTGTTTCTCTGGCTGGCCATGCTCGGCGCGGTGATCGCGCTCCGGCGCGGCGAACATATGCGCATGACCGCACTGGTCGCGCGGCTCAGTCCCGACAAGCGCGGCCTGTTCGATGCGCTCGCCGTCGCCGCCGGCCTCGGATTCCTCATCCTGGTCGCCGTGCCGTCCTATCACTGGGCCTATGAGGAAAGTTTCATCGTCACCTCGGCGATGGAAATCTCCAATGCCTGGCGCGCGGCGGCCTTCCCGATCGGCGTCGGCCTGATGATCGCCTTTTCGGTGATCCGGCTGGCCACCCGCACCAGCCTTGCCCATGCCGGGCTGGCGCTCGTGCTGGTCGCCGCGGTGATTGCCGGCTTCTGGTTCCTCGGCCCTGCGCTGAAGCCCCTCGGCAACTACAACCTCTTGATCTTTTTCGTCGGCGTCGTCGGCGTCTGCGTCTTCTCCGGCGTGCCGATCGTGTTCTCCTTCGCGCTCGCCACCTTCGGTTACCTGGCGCTGACCACGCGCGTGCCGACCATGACGCTGGTCGGTCGCATGGACGAGGGCATGAGCCATCTCATCCTGCTCGCCGTGCCGCTCTTCGTGTTTCTCGGACTGCTGATCGAAATGGCCGGCATGGCCAAGGCCATGGTGCGCTTCCTGGCGAGCCTGCTCGGCCATGTCCGCGGCGGCCTGTCCTATGTGCTGATCGGTGCCATGTATCTGGTGTCGGGCATTTCCGGCTCGAAGGCCGCCGACATGGCGGCGGTGGCGCCGGCCCTGTTCCCGGAAATGAAGGAGCGTGGCGCCAAGCCCGGCGACCTCGTGGCCTTGCTGTCGGCCACCGGCGCGCAGACCGAGACGATTCCGCCAAGCATTGTTCTGATCACCATCGGCTCGGTCACCGGCGTGTCGATCGCCGCTTTGTTCACCGGCGGCCTGGTGCCCGGCCTGGTGCTGGCGATCGGCCTCTGCTTCGTCGTCTCGCGGCGCTATCGCGACGATGACCTGAGCCAGGTCAAGCGCGCCCCGCTCTCGGAAATCCTCTGGAGCTTCGTCATCGCCCTGCCGGCGCTGGCACTGCCCTTCCTGATCCGCGCCGCGGTGGTCGAAGGCGTTTCGACCGCCACCGAGGTCTCGACCATCGGCATCGTCTATTCGCTGATCGTCGGGCTCCTGGTCTACCGCCAGTTCGACTGGTCCAGGCTCGGCACGATCCTGATCGACACGGCCTCGCTCTCGGGTGCCATCCTGATCATCATCGGGGCGGCCTCGGCCATGGCCTGGGGGCTGACCCAGTCCGGCTTCTCGCGCACCCTGGTCGAGATCATGACGCATCTGCCGGGCGGCGCCATCGGCTTCATGGCGGTGTCGATCGTCGCCTTCATCGTGCTGGGCAGCGTGCTGGAGGGCATTCCGGCGATCGTGCTGTTCGGCCCGCTCTTGTTCCCAATCGCCAAGCTCGTCGGCATCCACGAGGTCCACTATGCCATGGTGGTGGTGCTCGCCATGGGGCTCGGCCTGTTCGCACCGCCCTTCGGGGTCGGCTATTACGCCGCCTGCGCCATTGGCAAGGTCAATCCCGACGAGGGCATCCGGCCGATCTGGGCCTATATGCTGGCGCTGCTGATCGGCCTGATCGTGGTCGCCGCCGTGCCATGGTTCTCGATCGGCTTCCTGTGA